A portion of the Polaribacter cellanae genome contains these proteins:
- a CDS encoding amidophosphoribosyltransferase produces the protein MSDAIKHECGIALVRLKKPLQFYKDKYGSAFYGINKMYLLMEKQHNRGQDGAGFASVKFNVAPGTRYVSRVRSNQSQPIQDIFAQINNRLNGVLEQHPDKKDDVAWQEENMPYIGNLFLGHVRYGTFGKNSIESVHPFLRQSNWRHQNLIVAGNFNMTNSKQLLEELIELGQHPKEFTDTVTVMEKIGHFLEDEVAKLYQKAKKKGFTKKNASPYIEENLSLKKILKRSSKNWDGGYAMAGLVGHGDAFVLRDPNGIRPTYFYEDEEVVVVASERPVIQTVFNVKIDDVKELERGHALIIKKSGKTSIKQVLEPKEKKSCSFERIYFSRGSDASIYEERKNLGKLVFPEILKSIDSDISNTVFSYIPNTAETSFYGMTEAAEDLLNQQKTAKILAGGKELSANKVTEILSERPRFEKIAIKDAKLRTFIADDSSRDDLVEHVYDITYGVVKPTDNLVIIDDSIVRGTTLKKSIIRILDRLSPKKIVVVSSAPQIRYPDCYGIDMARIDAFIAFKAAIELLKDTKQEHIIDEVYKKSKAQQTENDTEIVNFVKEIYKPFTAKEISAKIAEMLKTDDIKAEVEVIYQTIEGLHKACPDNLGDWYFTGNYPTPGGMRVVNQAFINFYEGNNKRAY, from the coding sequence ATGAGTGACGCTATTAAACACGAATGTGGAATTGCACTTGTTCGATTAAAAAAACCTTTACAATTTTATAAAGATAAATACGGTTCTGCTTTTTACGGGATAAATAAAATGTATTTATTAATGGAAAAACAGCACAATCGTGGTCAAGATGGAGCTGGTTTTGCAAGCGTAAAATTTAATGTAGCACCAGGTACAAGATATGTAAGTAGAGTACGTTCCAATCAATCGCAACCCATACAAGATATTTTTGCCCAAATTAACAATCGTTTAAATGGTGTTTTGGAGCAGCACCCAGATAAAAAAGACGATGTTGCTTGGCAAGAAGAAAACATGCCTTACATTGGTAACTTGTTTTTAGGACACGTTCGTTATGGAACTTTTGGTAAAAATAGTATCGAAAGTGTGCATCCATTTTTGCGTCAGAGTAATTGGAGGCATCAAAATTTAATTGTTGCTGGGAATTTTAATATGACGAATTCTAAACAGTTATTAGAAGAACTAATTGAGTTAGGACAACACCCAAAAGAGTTTACAGACACTGTAACTGTAATGGAAAAAATAGGTCATTTTTTAGAAGATGAAGTGGCTAAATTATATCAAAAAGCGAAGAAAAAAGGGTTCACAAAAAAGAACGCCTCCCCATATATCGAAGAAAATTTAAGTCTTAAAAAGATATTAAAAAGGTCTTCAAAAAACTGGGATGGTGGTTATGCTATGGCTGGCTTGGTAGGTCATGGAGATGCTTTTGTGTTAAGGGATCCAAATGGAATTAGACCTACTTATTTTTATGAAGATGAAGAAGTTGTTGTAGTTGCTTCAGAAAGACCTGTAATTCAAACTGTTTTTAATGTTAAGATTGATGATGTAAAGGAGTTAGAAAGAGGGCATGCATTAATCATTAAAAAAAGTGGAAAAACTTCTATTAAACAAGTTTTAGAGCCAAAAGAAAAAAAATCGTGTTCTTTCGAACGCATTTATTTCTCAAGAGGAAGTGATGCAAGTATTTACGAAGAACGAAAAAATTTAGGAAAATTAGTGTTTCCAGAAATTTTAAAATCTATAGATAGCGATATTTCTAATACTGTATTTTCTTACATACCAAACACAGCAGAAACCTCTTTTTATGGGATGACAGAAGCTGCAGAGGATTTATTAAATCAACAAAAAACGGCTAAAATTTTAGCGGGAGGAAAAGAGCTTTCAGCAAATAAAGTTACTGAAATTTTATCTGAAAGACCACGTTTCGAAAAAATTGCCATTAAAGATGCAAAACTAAGAACTTTTATTGCAGACGATAGCAGCAGAGACGATTTAGTAGAGCATGTTTACGATATTACTTACGGAGTTGTAAAGCCAACAGACAATTTGGTAATTATAGACGATAGTATTGTACGTGGAACGACTTTAAAGAAAAGTATTATTAGAATTTTAGACAGGTTAAGTCCCAAGAAGATAGTCGTAGTTTCTTCTGCTCCACAAATTCGTTACCCAGATTGTTATGGAATTGACATGGCAAGAATAGATGCATTTATAGCATTTAAAGCAGCAATAGAGTTATTAAAAGACACAAAACAAGAACATATTATTGACGAAGTTTATAAAAAATCGAAAGCTCAACAAACAGAAAATGATACAGAAATTGTAAACTTTGTAAAAGAAATTTATAAGCCATTTACTGCCAAAGAAATTTCGGCAAAAATAGCAGAAATGTTAAAGACCGATGATATTAAAGCAGAGGTAGAAGTTATTTACCAAACAATAGAAGGTTTGCACAAAGCGTGCCCAGATAATTTAGGAGATTGGTATTTTACAGGAAATTACCCAACACCTGGTGGAATGCGAGTTGTAAATCAAGCATTTATTAATTTCTATGAAGGTAATAATAAGAGAGCTTATTAA
- a CDS encoding PfkB family carbohydrate kinase: MSKLLAVGTVAFDAIETPFGKTDKILGGSGSYIGLSASQFGVKTGIVSVVGGDFPQSYLEMMNSKGINTEGVEIDKNGKTFFWSGKYHNDMNSRDTLITELNVLETFTPVVPDSFKDAGIVMLGNLHPLTQASVLDQMSKKPKLVVLDTMNFWMDIALDDLYAVLKRVDVITINDEEARQLSGEYSLVNAAKKIHTMGPKYVVIKKGEHGALLFNDGKMFFAPALPLAEVFDPTGAGDTFAGGFCGYLAKTEDVSFENMKNAIIYGSNLASFCVEKFGTERMQELTAKEVKTRLQAFKDLTQFDIKIS; this comes from the coding sequence ATGAGTAAATTATTAGCAGTTGGAACTGTTGCGTTTGACGCAATTGAAACACCTTTTGGAAAAACCGATAAAATTTTAGGAGGTTCTGGGTCTTATATAGGGTTATCTGCATCTCAATTTGGAGTAAAAACAGGCATTGTTTCTGTGGTTGGAGGAGATTTTCCACAATCTTATTTAGAGATGATGAATTCCAAAGGAATAAATACAGAGGGAGTAGAGATTGATAAAAACGGAAAAACATTTTTCTGGAGTGGAAAATATCATAACGATATGAATTCACGTGATACTTTAATTACAGAATTAAATGTTTTAGAAACATTTACACCAGTGGTTCCAGACAGTTTTAAAGATGCAGGTATTGTAATGTTGGGTAATTTACATCCACTAACACAAGCATCTGTTTTAGATCAAATGTCTAAAAAACCAAAATTAGTTGTTTTAGACACGATGAATTTTTGGATGGATATTGCTTTAGACGATTTATATGCTGTTTTAAAAAGAGTAGATGTAATTACAATTAACGACGAAGAAGCACGCCAACTTTCTGGAGAATATTCTTTGGTAAATGCAGCGAAAAAGATTCATACAATGGGCCCAAAGTATGTGGTAATTAAAAAAGGAGAACATGGAGCATTGTTATTTAATGATGGGAAAATGTTTTTTGCACCAGCTTTACCATTGGCAGAAGTTTTCGATCCAACAGGAGCTGGAGATACATTTGCAGGAGGGTTTTGTGGTTATTTAGCAAAAACAGAAGATGTATCTTTCGAAAATATGAAGAATGCAATTATTTACGGATCTAATTTAGCTTCTTTTTGTGTAGAAAAGTTTGGGACAGAACGCATGCAAGAGCTTACAGCAAAAGAAGTTAAAACACGTTTACAAGCTTTTAAAGATTTAACACAATTTGATATAAAAATATCTTAA
- a CDS encoding SufE family protein, which produces MTIKEIQEEIIDEFSMFDDWMERYEYIIELGKSLPIIDEKFKLDENLIKGCQSKVWLYSELEDDKVKFTADSDAILTKGIVALLLRVFSEQKPEDILTAETTFIDEIGLKEHLSPTRANGLVSMIKQIKMYAIAQQTKIEN; this is translated from the coding sequence ATGACTATCAAAGAAATACAAGAAGAAATTATTGACGAGTTTTCGATGTTCGACGATTGGATGGAACGCTATGAATACATTATAGAACTTGGAAAATCTTTACCAATTATAGATGAAAAGTTTAAACTGGATGAGAACCTGATAAAAGGTTGCCAATCTAAAGTTTGGTTATATTCTGAATTAGAGGACGATAAAGTTAAATTTACAGCCGATAGCGATGCCATTTTAACCAAAGGTATTGTGGCATTATTATTGAGGGTCTTTTCCGAACAAAAACCAGAAGATATTCTAACTGCAGAAACCACTTTTATAGACGAAATTGGTTTAAAAGAACATTTATCGCCTACAAGAGCTAATGGTTTGGTTTCTATGATTAAGCAAATAAAAATGTATGCGATTGCGCAACAAACAAAAATTGAAAATTAA
- a CDS encoding DUF59 domain-containing protein, whose protein sequence is MTDKELEEIGDKIVRVLKTIYDPEIPVDIYELGLIYDVFVSDENNAKILMTLTSPNCPVAESLPRDVEEKVKSLKEIEDCEVEITFDPTWTQEMMSEEAKLELGML, encoded by the coding sequence ATGACTGACAAAGAATTAGAAGAAATTGGAGACAAAATTGTACGTGTTTTAAAAACAATTTATGATCCAGAAATTCCTGTAGATATTTACGAATTGGGTTTAATTTACGATGTTTTTGTTTCTGATGAAAACAACGCAAAAATATTAATGACCTTAACCTCGCCAAACTGCCCTGTTGCAGAATCTTTACCAAGAGATGTAGAAGAAAAAGTAAAGTCTTTAAAAGAAATTGAAGATTGTGAGGTAGAAATTACTTTCGACCCAACTTGGACACAAGAAATGATGAGCGAAGAGGCGAAGTTAGAGTTAGGAATGTTATAG
- a CDS encoding DUF2480 family protein has product MQEEIINRIANSKLKTFDLEEIYPEGDRVLFDIKDWLFQELILKERDFRMLVKNHDWSLYKNKFVAITCSVDAIIPSWAFMLVASELTPFANKVVIGNLELLETILYQELLQFIDFRDFTNVPVIIKGCADKPIPKSAYAFLIAKLQPIAKSIMFGEACSTVPLFKAKK; this is encoded by the coding sequence ATGCAAGAAGAAATTATCAATAGAATTGCAAATAGCAAATTAAAAACGTTCGATTTAGAGGAGATTTACCCTGAAGGAGATAGAGTTTTATTTGATATTAAAGACTGGTTGTTTCAAGAATTGATATTAAAAGAAAGAGATTTTAGAATGCTTGTAAAAAATCACGATTGGTCTCTGTATAAAAATAAATTTGTAGCAATTACCTGTTCTGTAGATGCTATAATACCTTCTTGGGCTTTTATGTTAGTTGCCTCTGAATTAACACCTTTTGCAAACAAAGTAGTGATTGGTAACTTGGAATTATTAGAAACGATTTTATATCAAGAGTTGTTGCAATTTATAGATTTTAGAGACTTTACAAATGTTCCTGTAATTATTAAAGGTTGTGCAGATAAGCCGATTCCAAAATCTGCATATGCATTTTTAATAGCAAAATTACAACCCATTGCAAAATCGATTATGTTTGGAGAAGCATGCTCTACAGTTCCATTATTTAAAGCAAAAAAATAA
- a CDS encoding DUF3078 domain-containing protein, whose translation MFKTNPTFRYLFLTLFLVFSIAVNSQQKKVEKKKVPVPKWKILGRFTFIFNQSAFSNWAAGGQNTVAGNVTINYDFNYKKNKWNWDTRLITGYGLSYLTAKGYRKTDDRFELNTLLGLKSSKYWFFSYFTNIKTQYTRGFDYSKTPELPVSDFLSPAYLSFGPGMLWKKSDNLNINIAPATARLTFVNDIFSGKFGVDKGKNTALSLGFNLAGYYKTNIMTNVELENILTVYSDYLNKPQNIDLEYQANLRFKVNKSIKMHITVHTIFDDNASGRLQYRELFGLGINYSFHEKVTY comes from the coding sequence TTGTTTAAAACCAACCCAACTTTTAGATATTTATTTCTAACGCTATTTCTTGTGTTTTCCATTGCTGTAAACTCGCAGCAAAAAAAAGTAGAAAAGAAGAAAGTGCCTGTTCCAAAATGGAAAATTCTTGGTAGGTTTACTTTTATTTTTAATCAATCTGCTTTTTCGAATTGGGCTGCTGGAGGGCAAAATACAGTTGCAGGAAACGTAACTATTAACTACGATTTTAATTACAAAAAAAATAAATGGAACTGGGATACCAGGTTAATAACAGGCTATGGATTAAGTTATTTAACTGCAAAAGGATATAGAAAAACGGATGATAGATTCGAACTCAACACTCTTTTAGGTTTAAAATCTTCTAAATATTGGTTCTTCTCTTATTTTACAAATATAAAAACACAATATACAAGAGGTTTCGATTATTCTAAAACGCCAGAACTACCTGTTTCCGACTTTCTTTCTCCTGCTTACTTAAGTTTTGGACCTGGAATGTTATGGAAAAAATCGGATAACTTAAACATAAACATCGCTCCAGCAACCGCAAGACTTACATTCGTAAACGATATTTTTTCTGGAAAATTTGGTGTCGATAAAGGGAAAAACACAGCATTAAGTTTAGGTTTTAATTTAGCAGGTTATTACAAAACAAATATTATGACCAATGTTGAGCTAGAAAATATCTTAACAGTGTATTCCGATTATTTAAATAAACCACAAAATATAGATTTAGAATATCAAGCGAACCTTCGATTTAAGGTAAATAAAAGCATTAAAATGCATATTACTGTCCACACAATTTTCGATGATAACGCTTCTGGAAGGTTGCAATATCGAGAACTGTTTGGTTTGGGGATAAATTATAGTTTCCACGAAAAAGTGACTTATTAA
- a CDS encoding DUF3078 domain-containing protein, translating into MKKLSTLLLFVFLGFASNAQTKEELKKEQAPKKEQIKKLQGEVKAIQAKIDALPGWRKGAFGTVGGSLSGFKNWYSRSAPTASAGNIGITVNAFANLIEEDFFWRNSAAVNLGWVKLDEKGVSGDEGFDTATDVFTISSLYGRKISKTWALSALAEYRTTIIDNFNDPGYLDFGAGATWTPTNNLVVVIHPGNYNFVFSSGETVFESSLGAKVVADYTKKYNKLSVKSNLSVFQSYKSSDFSNWTWTNSLGYTLWKGIGVGFELGLRKNKQEALDNLQTRTNNPNPNATFNDVDNKLQSYFLVGLSYAF; encoded by the coding sequence ATGAAAAAATTATCGACCCTATTATTATTTGTTTTCTTAGGTTTTGCCTCAAATGCGCAAACTAAAGAAGAATTAAAAAAAGAACAAGCTCCCAAAAAAGAGCAAATTAAAAAGTTACAAGGAGAAGTAAAAGCGATTCAGGCTAAAATAGACGCACTTCCAGGGTGGAGAAAAGGAGCCTTTGGTACTGTAGGTGGAAGTCTTTCTGGTTTTAAAAACTGGTACTCTAGATCTGCACCAACTGCATCTGCAGGAAATATTGGTATTACTGTAAACGCTTTCGCAAATTTAATTGAAGAAGATTTCTTTTGGAGAAATTCTGCAGCCGTAAATTTAGGTTGGGTAAAATTAGACGAAAAAGGTGTTTCTGGAGACGAAGGTTTTGATACTGCAACAGATGTTTTTACAATTTCTTCTTTATATGGTAGAAAAATAAGTAAAACTTGGGCATTATCTGCTTTGGCTGAATACAGAACTACAATTATCGACAATTTTAATGATCCTGGTTATTTAGATTTTGGTGCTGGTGCAACTTGGACTCCAACAAATAACTTAGTAGTTGTGATACACCCTGGAAACTACAACTTTGTTTTTAGTAGTGGAGAGACCGTTTTTGAATCTTCTCTAGGTGCTAAAGTTGTTGCAGATTACACAAAGAAATATAATAAATTGAGTGTAAAATCTAATTTATCTGTTTTCCAAAGTTATAAATCTTCAGATTTTTCTAACTGGACTTGGACTAACTCTTTAGGATATACACTTTGGAAAGGAATTGGTGTAGGTTTCGAATTAGGTTTGCGTAAAAACAAACAAGAAGCTTTAGACAATTTACAAACAAGAACTAATAACCCTAACCCAAATGCAACATTTAATGATGTTGACAACAAATTACAATCTTATTTCTTAGTTGGCTTGAGCTATGCTTTCTAA
- a CDS encoding GDSL-type esterase/lipase family protein: MNYFRFYRLLLLSLLFITCKEQEAKKQEPIKIACIGNSITYGAGLADREHDCYPQQLQEFLGDNYKVENFGVNGNTLLKRGDYPYWKSDKYKEALAFKPDIVFIKLGTNDSKLQNRVHLKADFVNDYKELINSFKQRNKEARIVLLLPVPSYAKDTSRIWNPIIKNKIIPLTQKVAFETNSEMIDLYHLFENKPDLFPDNIHPSALGATRMAKRVYESVIQEFESNNNGFDFSKVDKKSESNFYGYKQTNFNFNTISCKIVSPKRILKGKPWVLRARFWGHEPQTDIALLDRGFHIVYCDVANLFGNNEAVNRWNKFYDLMIENNFSKKVVLEGMSRGGLIIYNWAAENLEKVACIYADAPVLDGTSWPGGKGKGVGSKADWENFKKMYNIFSEDKMADFKGNPIHKIETIAKGGFPMFHVCGVADKVVPVDENTRIFEQKIKEAGGKIEVIYKEGVGHHPHSLKNPTPIVNFILKATGYFKQ; the protein is encoded by the coding sequence ATGAATTATTTTCGATTTTATAGACTATTGCTTCTAAGTTTACTTTTTATTACTTGTAAAGAACAAGAAGCAAAAAAGCAAGAACCCATAAAAATTGCTTGCATTGGAAACAGTATTACTTATGGAGCAGGTTTGGCAGATAGAGAGCATGATTGCTACCCACAACAACTTCAAGAATTTTTAGGCGATAACTACAAAGTAGAAAATTTTGGAGTGAATGGAAATACGTTACTTAAAAGGGGCGATTACCCATATTGGAAATCCGATAAATACAAAGAAGCATTAGCATTTAAACCAGATATTGTTTTTATTAAATTAGGTACAAATGACAGTAAATTACAAAATCGAGTTCATTTAAAGGCAGATTTTGTGAATGATTATAAAGAACTTATCAATTCATTTAAACAGAGAAATAAAGAGGCAAGAATCGTTTTATTGTTACCAGTTCCTTCCTATGCAAAGGATACTTCAAGAATTTGGAATCCGATTATTAAGAATAAAATAATTCCTTTAACCCAAAAGGTAGCATTCGAAACGAATAGCGAAATGATTGATTTATACCATTTATTTGAGAATAAACCCGATTTATTTCCAGACAATATTCACCCATCTGCTTTAGGTGCAACTCGAATGGCAAAAAGAGTTTACGAATCTGTAATTCAGGAATTTGAAAGTAATAATAACGGATTTGATTTTTCGAAAGTAGATAAAAAAAGTGAATCTAATTTTTACGGTTACAAACAAACCAATTTCAATTTTAATACTATTTCTTGTAAAATAGTATCACCAAAAAGAATTTTAAAAGGAAAACCTTGGGTTTTACGTGCCCGTTTTTGGGGTCATGAACCACAAACCGATATTGCTCTTTTAGACAGAGGTTTTCATATAGTTTATTGCGATGTTGCTAATTTATTTGGAAATAATGAAGCCGTAAATCGTTGGAATAAATTTTACGATTTAATGATTGAAAATAACTTCTCTAAAAAAGTAGTTTTAGAAGGAATGAGTCGAGGAGGATTAATTATTTACAATTGGGCAGCAGAAAATTTAGAAAAAGTTGCCTGTATTTATGCAGATGCTCCAGTTTTAGATGGAACAAGTTGGCCAGGAGGAAAAGGAAAAGGTGTTGGAAGTAAAGCAGATTGGGAAAACTTTAAAAAAATGTATAACATCTTTTCGGAAGATAAAATGGCTGATTTTAAAGGAAATCCAATTCATAAAATAGAGACTATTGCAAAAGGAGGTTTCCCAATGTTTCATGTTTGTGGTGTTGCAGATAAAGTAGTTCCTGTTGATGAAAATACTCGAATTTTTGAGCAAAAAATAAAAGAAGCTGGTGGAAAAATAGAGGTAATTTACAAGGAAGGTGTGGGGCATCATCCACATAGTTTAAAAAACCCAACACCAATTGTAAATTTTATTTTAAAAGCAACAGGATATTTCAAGCAGTAA
- a CDS encoding glycoside hydrolase family 16 protein codes for MNCKNSPTKIVNGYLYIQQDTLKGKDWKLIWLDNFDQTEIDSLKWTRIPRNNADWGNYMTSNSKCYNISNGILSLKGIVNKDTLSDSRPYLTGGIYTKGKFAFQYGKIEIRAKLESAQGAWPAIWMLSENNKYGKYPRNGEIDIMEHLNYDSIIYQTTHSYYTLELKQKDNPSYYKTTKANTKKFNIYGLEWYPDKLVYTLNGEETYTYPRIENVDKSQWPFNQPFYILIDQQLEGSWVGKVNSEDLPVNMMIDWVKVYQ; via the coding sequence ATGAATTGTAAAAATTCACCAACAAAAATTGTTAATGGTTACCTATACATTCAGCAAGATACTCTTAAGGGAAAAGACTGGAAATTAATATGGTTAGATAATTTTGATCAAACAGAAATAGATAGCCTAAAATGGACACGTATTCCCAGAAATAATGCAGATTGGGGAAATTATATGACCAGTAATTCTAAGTGTTACAATATTTCTAATGGAATATTGTCTTTAAAAGGTATTGTAAATAAAGATACGCTTTCAGATTCAAGACCATATTTAACAGGAGGTATTTATACAAAAGGCAAGTTTGCGTTTCAATATGGTAAAATTGAAATAAGAGCAAAATTAGAAAGTGCACAAGGTGCTTGGCCTGCTATTTGGATGTTATCCGAAAATAATAAATACGGAAAATATCCAAGAAATGGAGAAATAGATATTATGGAGCATCTAAATTACGATTCTATCATTTATCAAACCACACATTCGTACTACACATTAGAACTTAAGCAAAAAGATAATCCATCATATTATAAGACAACCAAAGCCAATACAAAAAAGTTTAATATTTACGGCTTAGAATGGTATCCAGATAAATTGGTTTACACATTAAATGGAGAGGAAACATATACCTATCCAAGAATAGAAAATGTAGATAAATCTCAATGGCCATTTAATCAACCATTTTATATTTTGATTGATCAACAATTAGAAGGTTCTTGGGTTGGAAAAGTTAATTCCGAAGATTTACCAGTAAATATGATGATAGATTGGGTAAAAGTATATCAATAA
- a CDS encoding alpha-L-fucosidase, translating to MKIKNNLFIISILLFSVFGNAQNNTDDLRLYDKFEPISTDNIFKTDGYYNCGTSIIKGNDGKYHLFYSRWKKEYSFYGWLTHSEIAHATSKNPAGPWKFKETVLEGTRKNRWDAITAHNPKIKHFDGKYYLYYIATNFGDKPFTEKELVAIALTGYSHPNWNALRVNQRTGVAVSNSINGPWKTMDKPLIEPAGPITTLTVNPAIDKGKDGKYYLIVKGDKPNDKNFVRNKAMAISNSPLGPFEIQEKPVIDYIDTEDMSLWYDKTRERFYGVFHANGFIGMVTSEDGINWKKSNEYVLMSKKVKMADGSQLIPDKLERPFIYHENGKPKVLSLTVKKDNESYSIFIPIKENKYPVPNKRQLAWQEAELGVVFHYDLHVFDGVKYKQGGNRIDPIPDYQIFNPKELDTDQWVKSAKDAGAKFAILTATHETGFALYQSDVNPYSLKALKWKEGKGDIVADFVASCKKYGIKPGIYLGIRWNSFMGVHDFKVNGEGVFRENRQKWYNKMVEGMVKEICTKYGDLFEIWFDGGADHPDNGAPDVLPIVRKYQPNCLFYHNRQLAEARWGGSESGTIGYPNWSTFPYISIGAGKSAQKDIYKNDYKLLKEGDKNGKFWVPAMADAPLRGFNGRHEWFWEPGDEAHIFPVENLMEMYYKSVGRNSTLIMGLTPNPDGLMPVPDVKRLKEWGDEIKRRFQNPIASTSAKGKKITLKLNKKTLINHIIIQEDITKGERVRTYIVEGLVNGKWKTLTKGESIGHKRIAQFKTVEVSKIKLKILKADREPQIKNLSVYNVITPKK from the coding sequence ATGAAAATAAAGAACAATCTTTTTATTATTTCAATTTTACTTTTTTCTGTTTTTGGAAACGCTCAAAACAATACAGACGATTTACGTTTGTATGATAAATTTGAACCTATTTCAACAGATAATATTTTTAAAACTGACGGGTATTATAATTGTGGAACTTCTATTATTAAAGGAAATGATGGAAAATACCACCTGTTTTATTCCAGATGGAAAAAAGAATATTCGTTTTATGGCTGGTTAACACATTCAGAAATTGCACATGCAACTTCTAAAAATCCTGCTGGTCCATGGAAATTTAAAGAAACGGTTTTAGAAGGTACACGAAAAAACAGATGGGATGCAATTACGGCTCACAATCCTAAAATAAAGCATTTCGATGGGAAATACTACCTGTATTATATCGCCACTAATTTTGGAGACAAACCATTTACAGAAAAAGAATTAGTAGCAATTGCACTCACAGGATATAGCCACCCTAATTGGAATGCTTTACGTGTAAACCAACGAACAGGAGTCGCAGTTTCAAACTCCATTAATGGGCCATGGAAAACAATGGACAAACCTTTAATTGAACCTGCTGGGCCAATAACTACACTTACTGTAAACCCTGCCATCGATAAAGGGAAAGATGGTAAATATTACTTAATTGTAAAAGGAGATAAGCCTAATGATAAGAATTTTGTTAGAAATAAAGCAATGGCGATTTCAAATTCTCCTTTAGGGCCTTTCGAAATACAAGAAAAACCGGTAATAGATTATATAGATACAGAAGATATGTCTCTTTGGTATGATAAAACAAGAGAGCGTTTTTATGGTGTTTTCCATGCCAATGGATTTATTGGAATGGTTACATCAGAAGATGGCATTAATTGGAAAAAATCTAACGAATATGTTTTAATGTCTAAAAAAGTAAAAATGGCAGATGGCTCTCAGTTAATTCCAGATAAATTAGAGCGTCCATTTATTTATCATGAAAATGGGAAACCTAAAGTACTAAGTTTAACCGTAAAAAAAGACAATGAATCTTACAGTATTTTTATTCCTATAAAAGAAAATAAATATCCAGTTCCAAATAAAAGGCAATTGGCTTGGCAAGAGGCAGAATTAGGTGTGGTTTTCCATTACGATTTACATGTTTTTGATGGCGTAAAATACAAACAAGGAGGCAATAGAATTGATCCAATTCCAGATTATCAAATTTTTAATCCGAAAGAATTAGATACCGATCAATGGGTAAAATCTGCTAAAGATGCTGGTGCAAAATTTGCGATTTTAACTGCGACTCACGAAACAGGTTTTGCTTTGTATCAATCGGATGTAAACCCTTATAGTTTAAAGGCTTTAAAGTGGAAAGAAGGAAAAGGAGATATTGTTGCAGATTTTGTAGCTTCTTGTAAAAAATATGGAATAAAACCAGGAATTTATTTAGGAATTCGTTGGAATTCATTTATGGGAGTTCATGATTTTAAGGTAAATGGAGAAGGCGTATTTAGAGAGAATCGTCAAAAATGGTACAATAAAATGGTAGAAGGAATGGTAAAAGAAATTTGTACCAAATATGGAGACCTTTTTGAAATTTGGTTCGATGGTGGAGCCGATCACCCAGATAATGGAGCACCAGATGTGTTACCAATTGTAAGAAAATACCAACCTAATTGTTTGTTTTATCATAATAGACAATTGGCAGAAGCACGTTGGGGAGGCTCAGAATCTGGAACAATAGGTTATCCTAACTGGTCTACTTTTCCATACATTTCTATAGGAGCAGGTAAAAGTGCACAAAAAGATATTTATAAAAACGATTATAAATTATTAAAGGAAGGAGATAAAAATGGTAAGTTTTGGGTTCCAGCAATGGCAGATGCTCCATTAAGAGGTTTTAATGGTCGCCATGAATGGTTCTGGGAACCTGGAGATGAAGCACATATTTTTCCAGTAGAAAATTTAATGGAAATGTATTACAAATCTGTTGGAAGAAATTCAACTTTAATTATGGGATTAACTCCAAATCCTGATGGATTAATGCCAGTACCAGATGTAAAAAGATTAAAAGAATGGGGAGACGAAATTAAAAGAAGATTTCAAAACCCAATCGCTTCAACATCTGCAAAAGGAAAAAAAATAACATTAAAATTGAATAAAAAAACGTTAATTAACCATATAATTATTCAAGAAGATATTACAAAAGGAGAACGTGTTAGAACTTATATTGTGGAAGGTTTAGTTAATGGAAAATGGAAAACACTTACAAAAGGAGAAAGTATAGGACACAAAAGAATAGCGCAATTTAAAACAGTAGAAGTCAGTAAAATTAAACTCAAAATTTTAAAAGCAGATAGAGAACCTCAAATAAAAAATTTAAGTGTTTACAATGTAATAACTCCAAAAAAATGA